In Pleurocapsa sp. PCC 7319, the following are encoded in one genomic region:
- the panB gene encoding 3-methyl-2-oxobutanoate hydroxymethyltransferase — protein sequence MAITIQQLAQFKQSKKTIISLTAWDYSLAQVLDAAGVDIILVGDSLAMVGLGYSSTLPVTLDEMIHHAKAVCKGVKHALVVCDLPFMSYQASVTQAMNAAGRVLKETNAAAVKLEGGHPRVLETVAELTAIGIPVMAHVGLTPQSFRILGYKQQGKTVNEANLILDQAIALAQAGAFAIVLEHIPSELAATITTKIPIPTIGIGAGNQCDGQVLVTADFLGLSRRKPPFAKSYVNLREVITQAVDDFREEVQEQKFPAS from the coding sequence ATGGCAATCACAATACAGCAGTTAGCTCAATTTAAACAGTCAAAAAAAACTATTATTTCTCTGACTGCCTGGGATTATAGTCTGGCGCAAGTACTAGATGCAGCAGGAGTAGACATAATCTTGGTGGGAGATTCCTTAGCAATGGTAGGTTTAGGTTACTCAAGTACCTTGCCCGTTACCTTGGATGAAATGATTCATCATGCCAAAGCTGTCTGTAAGGGCGTCAAACACGCCCTAGTTGTCTGTGACTTACCCTTTATGAGCTATCAGGCTAGCGTAACTCAAGCAATGAATGCAGCGGGAAGGGTTCTCAAAGAAACCAATGCTGCTGCCGTTAAGTTAGAAGGAGGACATCCCCGTGTACTGGAAACTGTTGCCGAATTAACCGCTATTGGTATTCCAGTAATGGCTCATGTAGGTTTAACTCCTCAATCATTTCGGATTTTGGGCTACAAGCAACAGGGCAAAACTGTCAATGAAGCTAATTTAATTCTCGACCAGGCGATCGCCCTGGCTCAAGCAGGAGCATTTGCCATTGTTTTAGAACATATTCCTAGTGAGCTAGCTGCCACGATTACGACTAAAATTCCCATCCCTACCATAGGTATTGGTGCTGGAAATCAATGTGATGGTCAGGTATTGGTAACAGCAGATTTCTTGGGGTTATCTAGGAGAAAACCTCCTTTTGCTAAATCTTACGTCAACTTAAGAGAAGTTATCACTCAAGCTGTAGATGACTTTAGAGAAGAAGTACAAGAACAGAAATTTCCAGCATCTTAA
- the recJ gene encoding single-stranded-DNA-specific exonuclease RecJ: MNTPQAKWQIVSASDVPLEFIEGVASIIGCDAKYCAQLLWQRGIQDLKELPGFLNPNLYQPASAIAFGLEMEWAVSRLQQARDRTEKVTIWGDFDADGITSTSVLWDGLGQFFSQHLQLDYYIPNRLTESHGLNNPGIARLAEKGTKLIVTCDTGSTNLEEIKYAQELGIDIIVTDHHTLPESRPEVTAIINPRYLEPEHPLYNLSGVAVAYKLVEALYETLPDVPQQPIENLLDLVAIGLIADLVELKGDCRYLAQVGIKQLQKQVKPTTMTRPGVAKLLDLCRRNGDRPTDISFGLGPRINAVSRIHGDASFCVELLTSRDVQHCSQLAEEAELANTRRKSLQKDTIKQVQKKLQQLDLSTTSVIVLEDPQWQGGVLGLAAGQIAQEYGRPTVLLSTGGGDNSEKVMARGSARSVNGIDLYRLVKSQADLLHRFGGHPFAAGLSLPLANLNLFREGINQQLRQKVAFAEMVPQIDADLVVTVAELGHDLFEELRLLEPYGMGNPIPKLLIQNCWFKNVWNKNIQDRQGKKVQYIRTTFNIWDDSSNEGFPGLWWGHYKDEIPITGKCEAIAELDFNTFHKRYELRLIAVRLMSESSWLNSNIEQTNLLIDRRSTPQNLDNLEIPLSQVNILQQCPADWGDIRQKYLQATNCDRSLVLAYTPELIDEVIAIWRQLIGIAKYLSRTQQKVTKSRIQEKLNLSDHTFMLGLQALEKAGFKYKFQDDLYQFSWQENNISVGLQSQINYFLLAIKEEHFQQQYFYKVPLSTINRQLLITDY, from the coding sequence ATGAATACTCCCCAAGCTAAGTGGCAAATTGTATCTGCATCAGACGTACCCTTGGAATTTATTGAAGGAGTTGCCAGTATTATTGGCTGCGATGCAAAATATTGCGCTCAATTACTCTGGCAAAGGGGAATTCAAGATTTAAAAGAATTACCAGGATTTCTAAACCCAAACTTATATCAGCCTGCTAGTGCGATCGCCTTTGGTTTGGAAATGGAATGGGCAGTGTCGCGTTTACAACAGGCTCGCGATCGCACTGAAAAAGTTACAATTTGGGGCGATTTTGATGCGGATGGGATTACTTCTACGAGTGTATTGTGGGATGGATTGGGGCAGTTTTTTTCGCAGCATTTACAGCTAGATTATTATATTCCCAATCGCTTAACGGAATCCCATGGACTAAATAATCCTGGCATAGCTAGGTTAGCTGAAAAGGGAACTAAGTTAATTGTTACTTGTGACACGGGCAGCACCAACTTGGAGGAAATTAAATATGCTCAGGAGTTGGGTATCGATATTATTGTTACTGATCATCACACTCTACCTGAATCTCGTCCTGAAGTAACCGCAATTATTAATCCTCGTTATTTGGAACCAGAACATCCTCTCTATAATCTCTCCGGGGTAGCAGTAGCTTATAAATTAGTTGAAGCACTTTACGAAACTTTACCCGATGTTCCGCAACAGCCAATCGAGAATTTATTGGACTTAGTTGCTATCGGTTTAATTGCTGATTTGGTGGAATTAAAAGGCGACTGTCGTTATTTGGCGCAGGTTGGTATTAAGCAATTGCAAAAACAGGTTAAGCCTACTACTATGACCCGTCCCGGAGTAGCCAAATTACTGGATTTATGTCGTCGCAATGGCGATCGCCCTACTGATATTTCCTTTGGTTTAGGACCAAGAATCAATGCTGTCAGCCGCATCCATGGTGATGCTAGTTTCTGTGTCGAGTTACTTACTAGTCGAGATGTACAACATTGCAGCCAGTTGGCAGAAGAGGCTGAATTAGCTAATACCCGTCGTAAGTCTTTACAGAAAGACACCATCAAACAAGTCCAGAAAAAATTACAGCAGCTAGATTTATCTACTACCTCGGTTATTGTCCTGGAAGATCCTCAGTGGCAAGGAGGTGTTTTAGGTTTGGCTGCGGGACAAATTGCCCAAGAGTATGGTCGTCCTACGGTGTTATTAAGTACTGGTGGGGGTGATAATTCCGAAAAAGTAATGGCTAGGGGATCGGCAAGATCTGTTAATGGCATTGATCTCTATCGATTGGTTAAGTCACAAGCAGATTTACTTCACCGCTTTGGTGGACATCCTTTTGCTGCGGGGCTGAGTTTACCTTTGGCTAATCTAAATTTGTTTAGAGAAGGGATTAATCAGCAACTCAGACAAAAGGTTGCTTTTGCTGAAATGGTACCCCAGATTGATGCTGATTTGGTAGTGACGGTAGCAGAGTTGGGTCATGATTTATTTGAAGAATTGAGGCTACTTGAACCCTATGGAATGGGCAATCCAATTCCCAAATTACTGATTCAAAACTGCTGGTTTAAGAACGTTTGGAACAAAAATATTCAAGATAGACAAGGAAAAAAAGTTCAATATATCAGGACTACTTTTAATATTTGGGATGATTCAAGTAATGAAGGATTTCCTGGTCTTTGGTGGGGACACTATAAAGATGAAATTCCCATAACCGGAAAATGTGAGGCGATCGCCGAATTGGATTTTAATACTTTTCATAAAAGGTACGAACTGAGATTAATAGCAGTACGGTTAATGTCTGAAAGTTCTTGGTTAAACTCCAATATAGAACAGACAAATTTATTAATAGATCGACGTTCTACGCCACAAAACCTAGACAATTTAGAAATTCCTTTATCACAAGTCAATATCTTGCAACAATGCCCTGCTGATTGGGGCGACATCCGCCAAAAATATCTTCAGGCGACAAACTGCGATCGCTCTCTAGTTCTGGCTTACACCCCTGAGCTCATAGATGAAGTAATAGCAATTTGGCGACAATTAATTGGTATTGCTAAATACTTAAGTCGCACTCAACAAAAAGTTACTAAATCACGAATACAAGAAAAATTAAATCTAAGCGATCATACATTTATGCTGGGATTACAAGCTTTGGAAAAAGCGGGATTCAAATATAAATTTCAAGATGATTTATATCAGTTTTCTTGGCAAGAAAATAATATTAGTGTAGGTTTGCAGTCTCAGATTAATTATTTTCTTTTGGCAATCAAAGAAGAACATTTTCAACAACAATACTTTTACAAGGTTCCTCTATCTACAATCAATCGACAACTTTTGATTACTGATTACTGA
- a CDS encoding Mur ligase family protein: MQLLDKIRLGLAVGVAKTVTGIVRSLRLGAASVLPGEISRRLHPKLLPLLFEQVSNGVILVVGTNGKTTTSLLLKQILADSGFQVVHNSSGANLINGLITALLNSTDITGKLSADFAILEVDENILPLLLKDCQPKYILALNLFRDQLDRYGEVDTIAQRWAKAIAPLPKDTTIILNADDPTLSSLGQQLPQKVLYFGLNEPELYLEEIPHAVDSIYCPRCGHLLDYQGVYLSHLGDYQCPSCGFTKSKTSLDSQEYPQILIGVYNKYNTLSASLLAQEIGIETNDIFSTIKNFKAAFGRAEELEIDNKQVRILLSKNPVGMNETIRAVNNIKKTGKSNVTLLVLNDRIPDGTDVSWIWDVDTEELVKLGGTLVVSGDRTYDMALRLTYSSEEIATERTNFKLVVKEDLQQAINAALEFTPETETLHIIPTYSAMLEVREILVGRKIL, encoded by the coding sequence ATGCAACTATTAGATAAAATTCGTTTAGGTTTGGCTGTAGGAGTGGCAAAAACTGTTACGGGGATAGTTAGGTCACTGCGTTTGGGCGCAGCTTCAGTATTACCAGGAGAAATATCTCGTCGTCTTCACCCTAAATTGCTACCACTCTTATTTGAACAAGTAAGTAATGGTGTGATTTTGGTAGTGGGGACAAATGGTAAAACCACAACTTCTTTGTTGTTAAAACAAATTTTAGCTGATTCTGGTTTTCAAGTGGTGCATAACTCCAGTGGTGCTAATCTTATCAATGGCTTGATTACAGCCCTCTTAAATAGTACAGACATCACAGGTAAACTCTCTGCCGACTTTGCCATCCTGGAAGTAGATGAGAATATCTTACCGTTGCTATTAAAAGACTGTCAGCCGAAGTATATTCTAGCTCTCAATTTATTTCGCGATCAATTAGATAGATACGGAGAAGTCGATACGATTGCTCAACGTTGGGCTAAGGCGATCGCACCATTACCAAAAGACACAACGATTATTTTGAATGCTGACGATCCCACTCTTTCTAGCCTCGGACAACAGCTTCCTCAAAAAGTTCTCTATTTTGGACTAAATGAACCAGAATTGTATCTTGAGGAAATACCCCATGCCGTCGATTCAATTTATTGTCCTCGTTGTGGACACCTTTTAGATTATCAGGGAGTTTATTTATCTCATTTAGGGGATTATCAATGTCCGAGCTGTGGTTTTACTAAAAGTAAAACATCATTAGATAGCCAAGAATATCCTCAAATTCTCATCGGTGTTTACAACAAATACAATACGTTATCGGCAAGCTTGTTGGCTCAAGAAATTGGCATTGAAACTAATGATATTTTTAGTACCATCAAAAACTTTAAAGCCGCATTTGGTCGTGCCGAAGAATTAGAAATTGACAATAAACAAGTGCGGATTTTATTGTCCAAAAACCCTGTAGGTATGAATGAAACTATTAGAGCAGTAAATAATATTAAGAAGACAGGAAAATCAAATGTAACTCTATTAGTATTAAATGATCGTATTCCTGATGGTACTGATGTTTCTTGGATTTGGGATGTGGATACAGAAGAATTAGTTAAGCTAGGAGGAACTTTAGTTGTCAGTGGCGATCGCACTTACGATATGGCATTACGATTAACCTATAGTTCTGAAGAAATTGCAACTGAGAGAACTAATTTCAAACTGGTAGTTAAAGAGGATCTGCAACAGGCGATTAATGCTGCTTTAGAATTCACTCCAGAAACAGAAACTTTGCATATTATTCCTACTTATTCGGCGATGTTAGAAGTTAGAGAAATTCTTGTCGGACGCAAAATTCTCTAA
- a CDS encoding MBL fold metallo-hydrolase, producing MIFRQLFDRESSTYSYLIADPDTKTAILVDSVLEQVEHELKLLEELNLTLKFCLETHIHADHITGTDKLRQLTGCEGIVPTNAAVNCADSFIQDREIIKLGNIEIQAIETKGHTDSHMAYLVNQDRVLTGDALLIRGCGRTDFQNGDAGQLYDSVTNRLFTLADHILVYPAHDYHGRTVSTIGEEKHLNPRFKARDRQSFIELMSNLDLSYPRKMMEAVPANQGCGKV from the coding sequence ATGATATTTAGGCAGCTATTTGATCGTGAATCTAGTACATATAGTTATTTGATTGCCGATCCTGACACTAAAACAGCTATTTTGGTTGACTCAGTTTTAGAACAAGTAGAACATGAGCTTAAGTTGCTAGAAGAACTAAATCTCACTCTCAAATTCTGTTTAGAAACCCATATTCATGCCGATCATATTACTGGTACGGATAAATTACGCCAATTAACAGGCTGTGAGGGAATTGTCCCTACAAATGCTGCTGTTAACTGCGCTGATAGTTTTATTCAAGATCGAGAAATAATTAAACTGGGTAATATTGAAATCCAAGCTATTGAAACTAAAGGACATACGGATAGCCATATGGCTTATCTAGTTAATCAAGACAGAGTCTTGACTGGTGATGCCCTTCTAATTCGTGGCTGTGGGCGTACCGATTTCCAAAATGGAGATGCTGGTCAGCTCTATGATTCGGTAACGAACAGATTATTTACTTTAGCCGATCATATTCTGGTCTATCCTGCTCATGATTATCATGGTCGAACTGTATCTACTATCGGTGAAGAAAAACATTTGAATCCTCGCTTTAAAGCACGCGATCGCCAAAGTTTTATTGAGTTAATGAGTAACTTAGATCTCTCCTATCCCCGAAAAATGATGGAAGCCGTACCTGCTAATCAAGGCTGTGGCAAAGTATAG
- a CDS encoding B12-binding domain-containing radical SAM protein yields the protein MRALLLYPIFPQSFWSFEKTLALLNCKALMPPLGLITVAAILPQEWEFRLVDHNIREITDSDWDWAELVIISGMIVQKDDLLAQVATAKRKGKLVAVGGPYATTSPQEVQAANADFLVLDEGEITLPMFVAALERGDRQGLFRATEKPAVTETPIPRYDLLELDAYDNMSVQFSRGCPFQCEFCDIIVLYGRKPRTKTPQQLLAELDCIYDLGWRGAVFMVDDNFIGNKRNVKLLLKELKVWMAEKKYPFGITTEASVDLAQDDELLKLMVECNFKKVFLGIETPDQDSLTLTSKFQNTRDPLTESIDKITKAGMQVMAGFIIGFDGEKPQAGDRIVQFVEQTEIPLAMFSMLQALPSTALWHRLEKEGRLLNSGANINQTTLMNFVPTRAIEDIATEYVNAFWKLYDPANYLDRIFRYYMKLGDAKNAKSLRPSWKTIRALCLILTKQGILAETRGLFWRNLIRVILKKPRQIEIYLTLCAYLEHFTEYRQIVREQITTQLANYMASRPKEKSMIS from the coding sequence ATGCGGGCTTTATTGTTATATCCTATATTTCCCCAAAGTTTCTGGTCATTTGAGAAAACTCTAGCGTTGTTGAACTGTAAAGCTCTGATGCCACCCTTGGGTTTAATTACTGTAGCGGCCATCTTGCCTCAAGAGTGGGAATTCAGACTAGTTGATCATAATATTAGAGAAATTACTGATTCGGATTGGGATTGGGCTGAGTTAGTAATTATTTCCGGTATGATTGTCCAGAAAGATGATCTCTTAGCGCAAGTAGCAACGGCTAAACGCAAGGGGAAATTAGTAGCTGTTGGTGGTCCTTATGCCACTACTTCTCCTCAAGAGGTACAAGCAGCTAATGCTGATTTCTTAGTTTTAGACGAGGGAGAAATAACCTTACCAATGTTTGTAGCTGCTCTTGAGCGTGGCGATCGCCAAGGCCTTTTTCGAGCAACAGAAAAACCAGCCGTCACAGAAACGCCTATTCCCCGTTACGATCTTTTGGAGCTTGATGCCTATGATAATATGTCGGTGCAGTTTTCTCGTGGCTGTCCATTCCAATGTGAATTTTGTGACATCATTGTCCTTTATGGACGTAAACCTCGGACTAAAACTCCGCAACAACTATTAGCAGAATTAGACTGTATCTACGATTTAGGTTGGCGTGGTGCAGTATTTATGGTGGATGATAATTTTATTGGCAATAAGCGCAACGTTAAATTATTGCTTAAAGAATTAAAGGTTTGGATGGCAGAAAAAAAATATCCTTTTGGTATAACCACAGAAGCGTCGGTAGATTTAGCCCAAGATGATGAGTTACTTAAACTGATGGTGGAATGTAACTTCAAAAAAGTCTTTTTAGGAATCGAGACTCCAGACCAAGATAGCTTAACTCTGACTAGTAAATTCCAGAACACTCGCGATCCTCTGACTGAGTCCATTGATAAAATTACCAAGGCTGGTATGCAGGTTATGGCTGGGTTTATCATCGGCTTTGATGGAGAGAAACCCCAAGCTGGCGATCGCATAGTGCAGTTTGTGGAACAAACCGAAATTCCCCTGGCAATGTTTAGTATGCTCCAAGCATTACCCAGTACGGCTCTTTGGCATCGGTTAGAAAAAGAAGGTAGATTGCTCAACTCAGGAGCAAATATTAATCAGACGACCTTGATGAACTTTGTTCCTACCAGAGCAATTGAAGACATTGCGACTGAATATGTCAATGCCTTTTGGAAACTGTACGATCCAGCAAATTATCTAGATCGAATTTTTCGCTATTACATGAAGTTAGGTGATGCCAAGAATGCTAAATCCCTCAGACCAAGTTGGAAGACAATTAGGGCATTATGCTTAATCTTGACCAAACAAGGTATTCTTGCTGAGACTCGTGGGCTATTTTGGCGTAATCTGATTCGAGTAATACTAAAAAAACCACGTCAAATTGAAATTTATCTAACTCTTTGTGCTTATTTAGAACACTTTACTGAATATCGTCAGATCGTCAGAGAGCAAATTACTACTCAGCTTGCCAATTATATGGCTTCTCGACCTAAAGAGAAGAGTATGATCAGTTAA
- a CDS encoding ABC transporter ATP-binding protein → MAQLKLQNLQKKYRPDVIPVKDISLEVNDGEFLTLLGPSGCGKSTLLRLIAGLEPPTKGQVFIGDENLNNAAPGDRNMAMVFQSYALYPHMTAGENIATALKLRKMPQDEIKRRVNDAAHKLELTSLLNRKPGQMSGGQRQRVALARALVRDPEVFLLDEPLSNLDALLREQVRAQLKQLFKDQNKPVVYVTHDQTEAMTLSTKVAVLNQGLIQQLDPPSRIYSHPANEFVASFVGSPQMNLLTLQCEDNQAILGRHKLDISNLGKQLTQVVFGIRPEDVHLAHSEEEPSIMGQVYLVEQLGKDNLVSVKLQNSEITIRALLPGDKQWENKTIPLAIKPDKIHWFDIDSGDRLN, encoded by the coding sequence ATGGCACAACTAAAATTACAAAATCTGCAAAAGAAATATCGTCCAGATGTAATTCCTGTCAAAGATATCTCTTTAGAAGTTAATGATGGTGAATTTCTAACTTTATTGGGTCCTTCGGGATGTGGAAAATCTACCTTACTACGCCTAATTGCAGGTTTAGAGCCTCCTACTAAAGGGCAGGTGTTTATTGGTGATGAAAATCTCAATAATGCTGCTCCAGGCGATCGCAATATGGCAATGGTATTTCAAAGCTATGCTCTCTATCCTCACATGACTGCCGGAGAAAATATTGCCACGGCTCTTAAACTACGCAAAATGCCTCAGGACGAGATTAAACGCCGAGTTAATGATGCAGCTCACAAACTAGAGTTGACTAGTTTACTTAATCGCAAGCCAGGTCAGATGTCTGGGGGGCAAAGACAGAGAGTAGCTCTGGCTAGGGCGTTAGTGCGTGATCCAGAAGTATTTTTATTAGATGAGCCCTTAAGTAATTTGGATGCTCTGTTGCGGGAACAAGTAAGAGCTCAGTTAAAACAGCTATTTAAAGACCAAAATAAACCCGTAGTCTATGTGACTCACGATCAAACTGAGGCTATGACTCTTTCAACCAAGGTGGCGGTCTTAAATCAGGGGTTAATCCAGCAATTAGATCCTCCCAGCCGCATCTATTCTCATCCGGCTAATGAGTTTGTTGCCAGCTTTGTTGGAAGCCCCCAAATGAATTTATTAACTCTACAATGCGAAGATAATCAGGCAATTTTAGGCAGACATAAGCTTGATATCTCTAATTTGGGAAAACAACTTACTCAGGTTGTCTTTGGTATTCGACCTGAAGATGTCCATCTTGCTCATTCAGAAGAAGAGCCAAGTATTATGGGTCAAGTATATTTGGTTGAGCAGTTGGGTAAAGACAACTTGGTCAGTGTTAAACTTCAAAACTCTGAGATAACCATTAGAGCATTGTTACCAGGCGATAAGCAGTGGGAAAATAAAACAATTCCCTTGGCAATAAAGCCCGATAAAATTCATTGGTTTGATATTGATTCAGGCGATCGCCTTAACTGA
- a CDS encoding SRPBCC family protein: MPSSQVFEQSISIKASSVIVEECLTNLKLMHLWLNPMLKCEPIGKWNTNLGGLSRFTIKIPVLQPSLRSVVVEREPGLIVWEFDGFFQGRDRWECQPMAEGTFLLNRFEFKIPNPVVSWGFNTFAAGLTKRDMQAQLRRLKKVAEQTYRDTDQ, encoded by the coding sequence ATGCCATCGTCTCAAGTTTTTGAACAATCCATTAGTATCAAAGCTAGTTCTGTGATCGTCGAAGAATGTTTGACTAATTTAAAATTAATGCATCTTTGGCTAAATCCGATGTTGAAATGTGAGCCAATTGGGAAGTGGAATACCAATTTAGGAGGTCTCAGCCGTTTTACAATTAAGATTCCTGTACTGCAACCAAGTCTTAGAAGTGTTGTCGTTGAAAGAGAGCCTGGTCTTATTGTCTGGGAATTTGATGGTTTCTTCCAAGGACGCGATCGCTGGGAATGTCAACCTATGGCTGAGGGGACTTTTTTGCTCAATCGTTTTGAATTTAAGATTCCCAATCCAGTTGTGAGCTGGGGGTTCAATACTTTTGCTGCTGGTTTAACTAAAAGAGATATGCAAGCTCAATTACGACGACTAAAAAAGGTAGCAGAGCAAACTTACCGTGATACCGATCAGTAA
- a CDS encoding superoxide dismutase: MNSNRRKFLFLLGSGSIVALFGKFGDIALAEDDLQGPFELPPLPYDYDALEPYIDAETMKFHHDKHHAGYTKNFNKAVSQYPELASKSPEDILRTIESVPQDVATTVRNNGGGYVNHKMFWEIMSPDGGGEPTGAIAEAIAASFGSFAAFKEQFSEAGSKQFGSGWAWLVLDPDQQLKVIMTPNQDSPLMEGMYPVMGLDVWEHAYYLNYRNERGKYIENWWNVVNWDEVNRRYQQAIA; this comes from the coding sequence ATGAACTCTAATCGTCGTAAATTCCTATTTCTTTTAGGGTCTGGAAGTATCGTCGCTCTTTTCGGAAAATTCGGTGATATCGCTTTGGCAGAAGATGACCTTCAAGGTCCTTTCGAATTACCACCTTTACCTTACGATTATGATGCTCTTGAACCCTACATTGATGCTGAAACAATGAAATTTCATCATGATAAGCATCATGCCGGTTATACCAAGAATTTTAATAAAGCAGTTAGCCAATATCCAGAATTAGCCAGTAAATCTCCTGAAGATATATTACGAACAATTGAGAGTGTACCCCAAGATGTTGCCACTACGGTTCGTAATAATGGTGGTGGTTATGTCAACCATAAAATGTTCTGGGAAATTATGAGTCCTGATGGTGGTGGAGAACCTACGGGAGCGATCGCCGAAGCAATTGCAGCTTCTTTTGGTAGTTTTGCAGCATTTAAAGAACAATTCAGCGAGGCTGGTAGTAAACAGTTTGGTAGCGGTTGGGCTTGGCTGGTTTTAGATCCAGACCAGCAGCTAAAGGTAATCATGACTCCTAATCAAGACAGTCCTCTGATGGAGGGCATGTACCCTGTCATGGGACTTGATGTTTGGGAACACGCCTACTATTTGAACTATCGTAACGAACGGGGTAAATATATCGAGAATTGGTGGAATGTTGTTAACTGGGATGAGGTAAATAGACGTTATCAACAGGCGATCGCTTAG
- a CDS encoding mechanosensitive ion channel, with protein sequence MTQILSNISSLDPLLLAQAGGGNQISNLINGNLGSSALGVLKAIVILILGVIVASIVKGIIKKLLSSTDIDNRIAAAVSGQRGGDSIPIENWIATLFYWLIILFAVVAFLEALQLDAVSDPIRTLLSQITGSLPLILKAAALLGIAWVVATIVKTIVTRGLGALNIEQRLGLDTASSADFSLTDTLGNALYWFIFLLFLPAVLSALQLNGTLQPIQNMLDEVLAMLPNILGAIIIGAVFWFIANIVRRIVSNLLAATGVDNIGRKIGFSGGAGKQSLSSIIGTVVFVLILIPGIISALEQLQISAISEPATDMLNQVLDLMPKIFAAGVVLAFFYVAGQFVSEFITNILTNIGFNNLLQWLGISTATDTGVTPPSTPPLGEPIELGMGTEQPTMIQTQPTVGSKTPSELVGLLALVGIMLVATLTAVDILGIPALEDVFRIILAIAGQVLIGIIVFAIGLYLANLAFNLILSSGTSQSRLLAQSARIAIITLVGAMALNRMGIAPNIVNLAFGLILGGIAVAIALAFGLGGREVAKEELRSWVNSFKGK encoded by the coding sequence ATGACACAGATACTTAGTAATATTTCGTCACTTGATCCTTTACTCTTAGCACAAGCTGGAGGTGGTAATCAGATATCTAATCTGATTAATGGTAATTTGGGTTCTTCAGCATTAGGTGTACTCAAGGCAATTGTCATCCTGATTTTGGGTGTAATTGTGGCATCGATAGTCAAAGGAATCATTAAAAAGTTACTTAGCAGTACTGATATTGATAACCGTATAGCAGCTGCCGTCTCTGGACAAAGAGGAGGAGACTCCATTCCAATTGAAAATTGGATTGCTACTTTGTTTTATTGGCTGATCATTTTGTTTGCAGTAGTAGCGTTTTTAGAGGCTCTTCAACTTGATGCTGTCTCAGATCCTATCAGAACACTACTATCACAGATAACAGGGTCTTTGCCACTAATTCTTAAAGCAGCAGCTTTATTAGGTATTGCTTGGGTAGTAGCTACAATAGTCAAGACTATAGTTACCAGAGGTTTAGGGGCTTTAAATATTGAGCAGCGTTTGGGTCTGGATACCGCAAGTTCTGCTGATTTTTCCTTAACTGATACTCTAGGTAATGCGCTATATTGGTTTATTTTTCTGCTATTTTTACCAGCAGTTCTCAGCGCACTACAACTCAACGGAACTCTTCAGCCAATCCAAAATATGCTGGATGAAGTTCTGGCAATGTTACCCAATATTTTAGGTGCAATAATTATAGGAGCTGTATTCTGGTTTATTGCCAATATTGTGAGACGCATTGTAAGCAACCTACTAGCTGCTACTGGAGTAGACAATATTGGTCGCAAAATTGGATTTTCTGGTGGAGCAGGGAAACAGTCTTTATCTTCAATTATTGGCACAGTAGTATTTGTACTAATTCTAATTCCAGGTATAATTTCTGCTTTAGAACAGCTGCAAATCAGTGCAATTTCTGAACCGGCGACAGATATGCTGAATCAGGTCCTAGACTTGATGCCTAAAATTTTTGCTGCGGGGGTTGTTTTAGCATTCTTCTATGTTGCGGGGCAATTTGTATCTGAATTTATCACTAATATTCTGACTAATATTGGCTTTAACAACTTGTTGCAATGGCTAGGAATCTCAACTGCAACTGATACTGGAGTTACACCTCCAAGCACGCCACCTTTAGGTGAGCCAATTGAATTGGGTATGGGTACAGAACAGCCTACAATGATCCAAACTCAACCTACAGTTGGTTCTAAAACCCCCTCGGAGTTAGTTGGATTGCTCGCTTTAGTGGGCATTATGTTAGTTGCTACTCTGACGGCTGTAGATATCTTGGGTATTCCTGCCTTAGAAGATGTCTTTAGAATTATCTTAGCGATCGCGGGTCAAGTTTTAATCGGGATCATAGTGTTTGCTATTGGTCTATACCTAGCAAATTTAGCTTTCAACCTAATTTTATCTTCTGGTACCTCTCAGTCCCGTTTATTAGCTCAATCTGCCCGCATTGCGATTATTACCTTAGTGGGAGCGATGGCGCTTAATCGTATGGGTATTGCACCGAACATCGTTAACCTAGCTTTTGGCTTGATTCTCGGTGGAATTGCCGTGGCGATCGCTCTGGCTTTTGGATTAGGTGGTCGAGAAGTTGCCAAAGAAGAGTTAAGGTCTTGGGTCAATTCATTCAAAGGAAAATAA